The window TGGCCTCATGTTTGGTCTTAAGTTTCTGCAGGCTCTTtgatttctcctcctcctccgccagGTTGGTGGTGAACTCAGAGATCCTatcctccagcagcttcttctcctgTATCACAAACAGGGTGAACAAGGGCGAATTAGTGGAGAGAATTCTAACGATCACAGTAGCAGTCACTAGCATCATCTTCGTTTCGTTGTGTGTTTACACCAAAGAAACCACATAATCACACTCTTACTGACAAATCACAATGTCCATCCCAATAGTTCAAGTTCATCCTAACCTTGTTTAGTTTGTTGTTCTGGTCATCTAGAAGTATAACATCCTCTTCTATCTTCTTCATCTTGGCCTCCAAGGTGACTTTCTCCAGCTGGAGCTTCTGTctggctgcctcctcctcatccagctgctgctccaagTCCTGTGTGCAGATAAATGCCAGCAGGGTTAGCACAGCAAATCAAACAGTGTGCATTCTCTATAGAGAGTCTACAGTGCAAACATATTTAAATAAGTGGGTCTATAGAGTGAGTGAGCCTTTCACACTTACTCCAATATTTTGctgcatcttcttcttctctgtcatgaAGTGAGAGGCacgctcttcctcctcctccaggcggGCCTCTAGATCATGGAggatctcctccagctcctgcttcCTGGCAGCCAGACGGGCTCTCATCTCCTCCGCCTCAGCGCAGAGTTCTGTTTCTGCCTGAAGCTGCTCCTGCAAGGCCATCTTCTCAGCACCCAGCTGCAAGCACAGCAAAAATATGACTTGAGCACAGTTAGCTTAAAtccaaaataaacagcacataCGACATTAAAAACGAGTATCCTGCTTCGTCATCCATCAATGAATCCGATGTGGATGGGCAGGGTGCCAATGCCCTGGCATGCAATAGAAAATGAACTTAACTGAGACTGTGGTCTCTTAgtttacctgctgctgtttttcctccataTCTCGGATCTGCTGCTCAGCATGCAAATGCTTCTCCTTTACTTTAATCAGCTCTTCATCCTTGGCAagcatctcctcctcctgcctgctgaCTTGAAGCAGAGGCTTCACCTGAGAACAACACAGCGGAAATGAGGGGAGttagaaaagatgaaaagggaAGTATGGGCATGGTTGTGACAAGTACAGGAGCCAAAATGTTGGCTAAAGTGTTGTAGACGATGGAAGTTCACCTTGGTGAAGAGCCTCCACCACTGCCAGTTCCTGAGTTTAAGATAAGCAGCACAGTTCCTCTGGATCACCTTCATTgcagtcagctgctgctgtctcttgGCAAAAGCCCTATAAAGCAATATTAGACACAGACTCAGAATCTAATCCTGATATAGGCAtagacagtcacagacagtggTGATCATTTCTTCTCACTTGCGGGCTACGTAGCCTCTGCACCAGGCCTggaaactgatgatgatgtctgTGATCTTCatgtccctctcctcctccaggtgagCGAGGACTCCTGCTCTAAAGAAGACTTTACTCTGACCAATCCGGTACAGGTTGGGATCCAGCTCCAGGCTTTTGATCTGATAGGACAGGAAACATACAGATCAATCACACTGCAGGTTAGGGAGGGACTGGTTATTGTGGAGCTTAGCTAGAAGTCTTTAGACCTCTTACCATGAGCACACAGGCCTGCTTTCCATCCATGAAGCCCTTCGGGATGGCATTGGGAGTGAGGATTTCATACCTTGGAAAAGGGGCAGATGACAGGATTTTATTTGTTCTGTCACATACCCTCCAGAGAACAAGACATACTGGGAACAGTGTTATTATTCTGTTACCTCTGTCTGAACTCCTGGAAGACGATTCGATTGGGGAAGCCCTGTCTGCAGATACGGATCCCCTCCAGCACACCATTACACCTCAGCTGGTCCAGAACCAGGTGGGGGTCCAGTTTACCAGCCTGAGATGAGGGGACATTTGCTGGTTAGCAGTGTGgcaaaacagaaagacaaacagttcTACTCTGCATTACTTATAGCACTTCTCACCAGGAACTATATGTCCATCTTAAGACTTTTTTTCACATGACGACAATGTGTTGACCACATAAGAAATCACTGAGCTCCATGCATTTCTGGTTGTGTGACCGATGTTTTTGTTACACCTGGAGTTATCATACTGGAACTAAAGTGAGTCTCTAGTTTCAGTCTTAACACAGGTTTCATTCCTCagttcctgcagtggaaaagcTCTAATAGGTGGCAACATTTCTCCAATACCTTCTTCTCGTGGTTGGGGATGATGCAGCGAACAAAGTTGGGGTTTGTGTTCCTCAAAGTGGCCATGAGCTTGGAAAGCTGCTCCTTGTACAGCTGGCCCACTGTGCGGAACATGCCCTTGCGTGTCTTAAAGGCACCGGGCATCTCGGACATGCCAGACACCTTATCCAGACCCACAATGCGGTCCACTGAAAGAGGAGACAatagagagggaaaaaaaaacagacacagagaggggagagacatTATGTAAGAAGCCAGTGGGGTTTAATTTAATAATTTGAATATTCAACCAGACAAACTCAAACCAAATGCATGTCACAAGGTAGAATGAATATGACCATTGTCTCTCCACTTCCTCTTGGTAAACACACACCAGGAGAGAGTAGAGGCAGTTCATAATACCAGGACCAGTGAAacaccacacaaacaacaagTGAATGTGGAGGGAAACAGGAATCAGGAGAAGAATGACAGAGTGGAGTCACAAATAGCCAGTGAAGCGTGGAGAGATTAAACACCATgacggaaaaaaaaacaaaaaacagtgcaGTGAATGGAGGGGGCTGGTCAACTGTTTACAGTGCCAGCTTGTAGTTCTGAGTGGAGACTATGTGTGATGGGTCAattaaatatgtatgtgtgtcaggaAGGTGACAAACGTTGGCGGTTGCAGTGGACATGTATTTTCGTGGTGATaaagaaaccaaaccaaacccaTGCAGTATATACCCATCGCTGTAGTACCCATGACCAACACCAGGAGTCCCCAAACAACACTAttacacagagggagaaaaggaggagagttCAATGACAGAACATCAAGAGGCAAGACGACCAGATGATTTTGCTACTGCGCACACAGCTGGTTAAAGACAGAAAGAACTCACAAAATCTTAATCTTTGGAAAGTTTACACCAAAAACACATGTTTGAACATTTAGGAGCAAAGgatggacagcagagaggactcATGGTGGAAATAAGCATGtttaaacagacagcagaggtaAGAGGGAAaggttaaaatgaaaaagaaacctAGTCACCTGAGTCTGAGTGGAGAATAGGAAAACGCTGATAAAAATAGGCTCTCTGACAATTCTGTACCTCTGAGAcccagtaaaagaaaaaaatgacagacaaaTTGGGCCAtacagaggaagaaatggaTGGAAACAACAAGTGGGATTCGAGAAGGTAAAAACAGAGGTCCACATACCAGACagtaagagagaaagaaagcactatgaaatgcaaaaaacaggaacaggaaagCCACCATGAAATATATTCCCACATCAAGCACTGCCACCACAGAAGCAGCAATTCCTGGGTTAAGACAAGTTAACATCTGCCTCAACTCACCGTCCCTCCAGAGCTCAGAGACAAACTTGTCGGTGGACTGGTTGAGCAGTGTAGCCACGTTGTCATTCAGGGGGTCCATGTTCTTCATCAGCCACTCATCTGCCTTGTAGTCCACCTGAGGAGTTAACATCAGGCAGGAATTGATAAGTTCCTTTGTTAGACTCACATACCTCTGGGATATAAAGTCAAAAACTGGACAAATGCATGACAGAAAAGGCAAATGCAGGTCTAAAATAGCTGAATATTTCTAACAGCGTAGACCTAAGAAATGTATTAAAGAGAATGTATCATAATGAACTCTGCATGTTTACCTTGCCGGCATAATGGATGATACAGAAGTCTGCTTCGTCCTTCAGTTTCTTGGGCTTGAAGAACTTGGGGTGAGTACCCTGCTCCTGGAGCACCTTCTCCACAAAGCTCTTGTCTGTGGCTTTGGGGAACCAGCACTCCTCATCCAGCAGAGCGAGGATACCGGGGGGACTGGCCTGCACACACAAGGGACAGTACAGATCTTACTGAAATACAAAGGCCATGAAGTACTGAAGACAGTGGTCGAACCAACATCTtcaagaacaaaaacaggactTGGTGGTTTTCAAACTCACAGGTTTCTCAATGAGGTCGATGCAGGGCTGCAGGTCCAGGCCGAAGTCGATGAAGCTCCACTCGATGCCCTCCCTCTGgtactcctcctgctccaggaTGAACATGGTGTGGttgaagagctgctgcagcttctcattgGTGTAGTTGATACACAGCTGCTCAAACGAGTTCAGCTAGGGGACAAAGGAGACAAATATGTAAGAACACTTTTGATCAACAGCACAAATAATGACATGGATGagattttatatattttttatatgtatgtgtacatacaCATCAATTAATGGTACATACTACACTGTTAAGTCATGTACAATTTGTCTCACTTATGTACCTCAAAGATCTCAAAGCCAGCAATATCTAGGATGCCGATGAAGGAGGCTCCCTGTCTCTTGGTCTTGTCCAGAGCTTTGTTGATCCTCATGACGAGCCAGCGGAACATCCTCTCGTATGTGGCCTTGGCCAAGGCCTCCACAGCAAACTCTGCCTGCTCCTGGGTCTGGGCCTTCTGGACGTAGTCTCTGCCCACCTTGATCCTGGGCGACAGGATGGCCCTGGTGAAGTCTGTGACATTCATGCCCATAAGGTGGCTCACCTTCTGGGCAGCTGTTGCACAGGAGACgggaggaagacagaagaaCAAGACTGTAGTTTCGTAGCAGGACACAGCCATTTAGCTAACTTCAGGTTAGGATAAGACTTACCGGTGTTGTCGGGCATGGAGGCCTGGTCTGTGTGGCGCTCCTTCTTGAAGTTCATGTTCccgagctgcagcacagaggccaCCACCTTCAACATGCCTgcacaaaaagaacaaacaggagCATAAACATGGTTTTATGTTGCACTGGCTCTAGTAGGTAAATATATACAGAGTCCCACTCAAAGCATACAAGACAGAAAGTTGTTTTAAAGTTATTCGCCATCTGCCTCACCGATCTGCTCGTCTTCTGGGATACCCATGATCTTCATGGCCTCCAGGGTCTCTGTAAACAGGTCCTTGTCCTGCTGCCCAGGAATTGTAACATTCCCGTTGGACAGGAAGCGATAATTGTTGTAATTTTCAAGGAGGAGTTCATCTGAAAGGAGAGGACGGTCGAAGTGAGATGAACGGCAGCATAAAATCCTACTGATCACTACTGCTCTGCAAATCCTTGACAAATCTATAATTATAATCTATATAATAATTATATAATCTATATAATATGTTGCTTACTGCGCAGTTTATCCCCGGCCCCTGTAAGCAGGTAGTAGAAGACATGAAAGGTCCTCTCATCTTTGGCTTGGCGAATGGCACGGGATTTCTCCAACAGATCTAGAGGTCAACCTGTCAAGGAAGCGTTTTCTTATACTATCATAACTACATTTCCAGATCAGGTTGTACATTGTAGTGAGACGCTGACAAAATCCTGCAGTAACCCTGACTGTGTGAAGGATACAAGTTTCAATGTTGGCACCAACGATGTAACCGTTGACATCGAAGTTGATCCTGATGAATTTTCCctagaggagaaaaaaaaaaagcaaacattggTCATTTAAGAAAAGGTATGTGGTCAGGCGGTTAATGAGGAGTCTGATGTAGCGTTGTGTCTTACGAATCTGGAAGAGTTGTCGTTTTTGACTGTCTTGGCATTTCCAAAGGCCTCTAGGATGGGATTAGcttgcagcagctgcttctccagCTCCCCCTGGTTGAAATAGAGAGAGCAGCAAGGCAACATATAAACACTTTCCATTTGCCCACCCATTAAAACAGGAGAGTTCTCAGatgggatgatgatgatgaacctCATATCACGATCTGCTATTAATTTACTTCACTGTAAGAAACTGATTACTTTAcatctttttaaataaatatgctGACATAGTAGTATCTGTTAATTTACCCGTGATGTACTTACGTCTGAGGGGATAAGAGAACATGGAGGGTACAAAACATTGAAACAAAAGgtggtttgaaaaaaaaaaaaaaaaaggagggataccatatacacacacaccagcaatacacacaaacacacccaagcATTTTCCCCAAACATAACGTCATGTTAGTGCAAACACCCAGAGACCCTGTGACCCTCATCTGTGACCCATCACCTGTTACCCAGAGCAGAATAATCCAGTAAACcccaaagcacaaaacaaacagtccaTTCAACTTCAATGTCACGTTAAACTTCTTCCTTCAACCTATACTGGCCTTCAGTGACATTTCTGCACCAAAACAGTACACACCATGTGTattacaaaatgaaatcatAGGCCTATTCGTATAAAGATTTGGCTGACAATTACAGGTATCAATCCAGCAAAAACATGGAATGACATCAGCTAAAATCCAAAATCTACTACTGTGCTGATTCATAGCTATGGCACATATTATATGTTGAGATTGGAGAAGGCATAAGAATTCAAAGCAATGACATGTAATGTACAAATGTTTTCCAGAGGTCTGTGAGCTGATCTCTAAGTGCCCGAAGGCCCTGGattataaaatcattttcaaaccATACAGCAAATATGATTCTGGTCTATTGTCCTTTAACCGAACctgttcattaaaaatgtgtaGGTCCATGGTACAACATTTACAGTGTGTCTGTCCGGAGCAGACTGAATATCGTGTTGGCATCTGTACACTATGAACACACTGCACAAGCACGTTTTtaatgcaaaaacagaaaagcacagTTAAACTTTGGGCTCAGGTGCACGCACAGAATAGCAatacaaataatgaaaaattCAACCAGACAAATATAGAAATACATCTATCAAACAAGAAacattgctgtgttttttcagcAAAGACCCCTCCCTCTTATCCTACTATTGTCTGGCTGAATTTTTCACAGGAACACATACGGCTGCCACTGATCTGCGAACAAACTTCCACCCTACTTCCTATTGGCTGGCAAGACATGTCACCTCTGCCCTTAATGCAAAGGGACATTCACAACAGTGTATTCCAGcgagggaaaagagagggaggatgaggggTGAGGgcgggggtggaggaggaggaggaaggtgatgaCAGAAGcaagagggggaggaagagtgAATGGAGGGAGGGAGTTAACTCACATGTGACAGGACCGAGCTGTTCTGTTGATGGGAAGAGAGAAATACAACAACCTCAAAAAGGGATGATAGATGTGGTTCTCATCAAACCCCACCGTGTCGCATCTATCGTTACGCTGGCAGGCCAGATAACAGTAGAGCAGGTTGTTCAGCAAAGCCTCATGTAATGCTGAGTTTTATTTCTCATGAGGACAAGGCAGTAAAATCAGCAaaactgaacacaacacagatgaAGTTAGAGCTCCTGTCTATGTAAAACGCCGGAGTGAGAGAAGCCTTTAAATCTGCGCTGCTGTTTGCAGGGCTGGTACCCTTTTCCTTTGACGGCAAGTCTTTTCTGTGGCAGCTGCACCAAATAGGAACTTGTCTACTGCACAAAATATgtcatttgaaaacaacagtgtgatGATGGTTTAGCAATCATTAAAACAATcaggtgcgcgcacacacacacacacacacacacacacacacacacacacacacacacacactgttatacGTCCCTGGAGGAATTAGGGATTGTGTCTCCcttgaaaatgaatcaaattaaGAGTAACAGCAGGGAGTGAAGTGAGAGACGTAGGTAGGAAGTTGACAGATAAAAGGCATGACTTGGAGGATGTCAAAGAATAATGGGAGGAAGGCTTGAAGGATGAACTGTGTGGATGAGAGGCCGGACTGACCTGATCTTTCTTGGTCTTGTGAGAGGAGGCCACGTGAGCCAAATACTGGATCACCTTCTTGGTGTTCTCTGTCTTACCAGCACCAGATTCTCCTCTataagacaaagagagaaagagggtgttttaaaacacaggagggagaaaaaataaaaatgatcaaagcACTATTTACAGCtagtgtgttgtgtctgtgtctatgtCTACGTGTGGATTTATAACTCACGTGCAAAGAATGGACTGGTCTTCACGGTCTGCAGAAAAGATGAGCAAAAGTTGATTATGAAACCTGTGCAGAGCAACAACGCTGCATGTTCTAAGCAAGCATATGTTATCATCGCAGTGCATACAGTTTTTGTATGTACTACAGGAAGTACATTGGCCACAGACAGGAAATCAATATCCGGCTTCCTGTGACTggaaagagctgctgctgggttgCTGACTAACTGGCTAATTACCCATCACGTCCCATGTGGTATGAACATTTCATTAGAGCCAAACATGGAGACAAAGAGCACCAATGGGACAGAGGGGAGTTGCTTGGTGTGTGGTGTGCATGACAGACAACACTGCTCTGCACATCAGGAAAACAGGCCTGAAAAAATATTTCCAAGCTAAGAGAGTACATACAGGAGCAGGACTAAAGAAACAGATTACAGTACAATAGCCCTGCAGGAAATACCAGCAAGGAGCTTGTAATGTTCACACAACACTGCATATTCATGTGAGTAATATAGCTTGGGTAAAAGCCTCAAGATAAGTGCAGATATAATCACTGTAAATTAGTGCAGATATAATCACTGTAAATTATAGTCTTAAAAATTTAATTGAGCTGCATCAGCCTCAGAGCACAGAAATATTATGTGCTGAAATAAATTGGTGTCtactgcagattttttttatttttttgacgTCCCTTTCAAAGAATGTGACAAATGAGGTAGTTAAGAGACCCACAGgcctcattttttaaaatgcaaccTTTCTTAGCTAGAACTCTGAATCAGAATTTTCTGAGACCAGTGAGGAAAGTAAATCATATGAAACACTCTTCTGGCATCACGTTCAATAGTGTGCAGAGATCGGTCCCTACTGTCTTCCACTTGGAGGTCCAAACCCCATGTACAAGCTACTCTCATGcacttcatttacatttttaggGAGAGTACTGATACAAATAAACGGACAGTATTACAGTATGTATGCTTACAACCGAGTCTCTTCAGAACCTTATAGTTTATAGCTCTGTGTGGTACCACTCGAGCAGACTAGCTTCACTGACAATGAAATCTTAAAAGACCCATATTACAAGCTTAGGGATGCTAAAATAACTCTGGCAAAAGTTTAAatcaaagcaaaacagaaaaaaacaccatGAATGCAGGCCAGTAAAGTGAAGtaaatttcacttcattatttcCTTTTAATGTTCTCAGACAATACTCATGTTTTATAGCGTAAGCAGTGACTTACCCTGCATCATGCTTCTGTAAGATGTGTCAGTAATGGCGTAGATGTGAGGTGGCATTTCATGCCTCTTCTTGCCCTTGTACATGTCAACAATCTCTTCTGAGTAGATTGGCAGGTTCTTGTAGGGGTTTATGACAACACAGAAGAGTCCAGAGTATGTCTGTGGGACAGATAGAAGTGCCATTTAGAAAACGCTGCACTTGAACATGGAAAGGTCTCCATTTAATGTGCAGAGCAGAATCAGGGCTGTGGACTGGGACACTGGTCGTTTGCTCACGTGAAAGTGCATCCCTTAACATTTGCTTCATTGAGAGAACATTGAGACGTTGGAAGGCCTTCCCATCCCCCACCAACAGTGAGCTCAAAGTTTCTCATGAACCGTGCTCAGTTAACCCTCCTATATTATGTAATGTCAGCCCCACCCTGCTGCAAGTTTAAACTGATGATTGACCTTGGCATTGTAACACTACAGCTACTTGACAGTTCAGCGCAGATCGACATGATACATCTATCTGTTCTGCTTTTTTGGCCCACATTAAAACCCTCCTCCAACCCTGTCTATAAACTCCGCTAAATCACTTCTTTTGTTTATCTGgacatttctcctcctcccataACTTCTCATTTTTCTATGTGCTGCATTCCTGTGCTGCCCTCCCAACATCTCTGTACCAGGCATATCTCCCTCTGTTGTGCACCAGCTCTCCCTTGAGAGAGGGTCAACATAATGACTACAGAGCCTGGAGGCACTCAAACCAACCGTAGCCTGGATCTCTGGGGGGGTGCGCGCAAGGGAGGGGCTTGACTGTGTTGATGTGACCGGGTCACACCACAGAGCCAAAGACACAAAATCACTCCCAGCCAAGCACATGGGGATAACTAACATTAATTATGGCGGCAGTAATAGCAGTTACAACACGATTTACATTCCGTGTCCATCTCGGCAAAGACTGGACCCTGAAGCCCCTCCCTTCCCGTACTCTTTCTTCACATCTCTCATACTCTGGACTGCATTGTtccctgcagcttcctgtttacaAGAGAACtccaaacagagagagagcaaacagggagaccagagagacagagggcaaGAGAGTGCAGGAAGACAGCCTGCATACCATAAGTACAAGTATAGGAGCGTGTTCATGGATTGCACTCTTTCTTTGCAGAGGCAATTTGCACACAGTGGGTCGTCTTAAACAATGAAGCTGAATGAGATAATTAGGAGGTTAAACAGGGAGATAAATTGGTTTGGAGACTGGCCATGGCAGATTGTTTTCTATAAGCCAGTGGGAATTTTACAACAATTAAAAAGGAAAACGCTTTAAACCACGCCAAAGGGACCATTACCCTGATAATTGTTTGGTGGACAAACACATCAAGAAGTAGTAGTAACACAGTCCCGAGGGAAATGTGACGCAGCTGTGTTCCATTCTAACAAACACcagcattttaaattttaatagTCCAAATATATGTCTTGGGTTAAATCACAAGATCCTATAAAAGAAGTGAACGGAGCCACTGTGATGTTATCCACTGGACTACTGATCTGACGCCTCCAATTTGGCACTGTGGCCATTGCCATCTTgttttttggagccagaagtgatcatatttggatgagagggtggagctggggaggataCACACTGGTATGACTCTATccctgattggatctgactgagaaccCAAAGAGGCAGTGACTTGGCAATCACAAGGTGGTCACGCCCTAAAGCATACTCTGCTTTATCATGTATTTTACTCTAAGTGGGACCATAATTTACTAAGTGAAGatcatgctgtattgaagaagacttgaaactagtgactgagaccataaactcattgGGAGAATGTTTACTGAGGTAacaaatcaagtgagaagtacggccattttctcataagcttacatacactcagacttctttttgcaaccagtgaAGTAGCCCCCTGATGGCTATTAGAAGGAAAGCAGGTTTAAGGCACGTCGCACTGACTTCACTTTTTGGATCAGGAAGCAGTCCACTGATTTTACTGTCTCAACGGAAAACACTCGCACTGGAACCATAACTGTGAAAGGAACTAAAATTAGCCCTGTTACGTGTCAGCTAAATGGGGCACAATGTATGAATTAGTGCTTTGTTAACGTTATTTTGCATGCATGACTGCATCACACTCACATAAATGAGACCAGAGTAGTATCTCTCCTTCAGGTTATGGAGCACAGAGGCCTCGTTCAGGCAAGTGAGCTCGGCCATGTCCTCAACCTTGCTGAACTTGGGCGGGTTCATCTTCTGGATGTCATCCTTGTTCACCCTGATCTTCTTTCCAGAGTCTGCCAGCTCGACCACACACTCGTCGCCACGCTCCTCCTTCACAGAGCCGGCCTCGAACCCCAGGCGTTCTGAGGGCACCCATACCAGCTTCTTCGTGGCCCAGTCAGCCTGTGCCAGTGGGTTGTTGACCAGATTGCGGTCCACGTACAGGAACTTGTCTGCGGCAGACATGGTAGCTgtttcagagggagagagaagagcatTTGGGGTTAGTGCTgggaaactgaaaaaaaaaaaaaaaattacagggGTCAgattatcattttaatgtttgttatCCATCATCACACTAAAATcaattatatatatgtatgacTTCAACAATAGCTGGCAGAAAAAAGGCAGGGCGGATTCATAAAAACGGTTTCGTTTACAGGACCAGACCTTTGCAACCCTTCCTTCTTCACATGCAATCGCTGAGGAATGCAAAGGTCACCACTGATGGGATGTACAACAGGAAGAGTCTGGGCCATTTAGGTCGGGTCGACATAAAACACAACCATGTCAAACAAGGCTCCATGTTACTTCTTGGCTAACTGCTCTGAATACTTAATCAAATCTCCAGCTGCTGGACCATCCATTTGTCCAAGTTTACAGAGATTTAAGTTCATCTCCTGGCAGAGGTGCCTCCAGTTTGGCTGGTAGGACAAAATGTGAGGGAGCATGTCTTTGTTGTCGTTGTCCTTCTGCTTGGGGACAGTGTCTGTTCAGAAGTGGGAGGAGGGGAGCTGACTGTGGGAGATCTTGGAGAGATATCATAAACCTCTGCATGACTTGTCCATGACTTGGTCCTTATCAACCTAATAGCTACAAGGATTAAACCCAGTCAATAAATCAGGAAACAAATGTCtcttttgtacattttatgGTTCCTCTGAAacgagaaaacaaaacacaacaataaagGAGCAGAAAGCaagcaacatttttttgtgCAACTCCAGAGTCATCATGTGGTTTGTAGTTTACAGTTTCTAGCATTCTCAAAGTAGTGATGATGTGTTTAGTACATTTAGTACATCAGTAAAACAATACAGTAAATACGTTTTCTTTCTCTAGGTAGCCTACCATCTCTATTTAggtttcctttaaaaaaaaacattgggtGTATAAGTTTGTTTTGATGTCAATAACATTAGATCAAATTCCTATCCCAAGTCCTAATATTGATACGAGCAACAATCAATGAGTGGCAGAGTTTGACCAGCCAGCAACGTTCAGTCTTCACCTCAGATTTTCCTGAGCTGTCAGAAACTGTGTCGGGGCCAAAAACTGGCCCTAGCTTATGTGGTCACAGTCCAGGTAAAGCTCTCAATTTCCTAAAAGGCTTCTGTAGTGGAAATGAGCCACTGGCAACTTGCATGCCAAAAACAGAGCTTGGTAGCTAGCTTACAAACAAGCTTCTACAAGAAAGTCAACATGTGCTGTCTGCTAACAATTTGTTTCTCAACGTCGTGTTGCAAGAAGTGACTTGCTATGAAACGAAACAAATGGTTAACAATGAATGCTGTGTGCAGGAGTTTCATATCAAACATGAGCCGTAAACAAACATGAGTTCATACAGTCATTTGGGTGACAAGCTCTGCACAAGGTGTTCTTGCTTTAATACGCCTCATGAATATCTTGTTGACAAGTTGTAGTGTGTTTAAGCCATAAAGAAAGTGACTAGACAGGTATTACCAGTATCCAGGAAAGAAGAGCGTGCGCTGAGCCAACACGCCCAACTAAAGCAAGTGCACAGAGACTCTTAGGCAATTAACTGAATACGATGTGCTTTCACTGACAAGGGGCACCAAACTTTACCACCTCAATTATGACTCCAACACAGCAGGAGCACGACACAGATTTTTCAGCACCAGTGGGGTCGTTAGCCCGTCTCGATGTTCCCTCACCTCCAA of the Chaetodon auriga isolate fChaAug3 chromosome 16, fChaAug3.hap1, whole genome shotgun sequence genome contains:
- the LOC143334472 gene encoding myosin-9-like isoform X1, which codes for MSAADKFLYVDRNLVNNPLAQADWATKKLVWVPSERLGFEAGSVKEERGDECVVELADSGKKIRVNKDDIQKMNPPKFSKVEDMAELTCLNEASVLHNLKERYYSGLIYTYSGLFCVVINPYKNLPIYSEEIVDMYKGKKRHEMPPHIYAITDTSYRSMMQDREDQSILCTGESGAGKTENTKKVIQYLAHVASSHKTKKDQNSSVLSHGELEKQLLQANPILEAFGNAKTVKNDNSSRFGKFIRINFDVNGYIVGANIETYLLEKSRAIRQAKDERTFHVFYYLLTGAGDKLRNELLLENYNNYRFLSNGNVTIPGQQDKDLFTETLEAMKIMGIPEDEQIGMLKVVASVLQLGNMNFKKERHTDQASMPDNTAAQKVSHLMGMNVTDFTRAILSPRIKVGRDYVQKAQTQEQAEFAVEALAKATYERMFRWLVMRINKALDKTKRQGASFIGILDIAGFEIFELNSFEQLCINYTNEKLQQLFNHTMFILEQEEYQREGIEWSFIDFGLDLQPCIDLIEKPASPPGILALLDEECWFPKATDKSFVEKVLQEQGTHPKFFKPKKLKDEADFCIIHYAGKVDYKADEWLMKNMDPLNDNVATLLNQSTDKFVSELWRDVDRIVGLDKVSGMSEMPGAFKTRKGMFRTVGQLYKEQLSKLMATLRNTNPNFVRCIIPNHEKKAGKLDPHLVLDQLRCNGVLEGIRICRQGFPNRIVFQEFRQRYEILTPNAIPKGFMDGKQACVLMIKSLELDPNLYRIGQSKVFFRAGVLAHLEEERDMKITDIIISFQAWCRGYVARKAFAKRQQQLTAMKVIQRNCAAYLKLRNWQWWRLFTKVKPLLQVSRQEEEMLAKDEELIKVKEKHLHAEQQIRDMEEKQQQLGAEKMALQEQLQAETELCAEAEEMRARLAARKQELEEILHDLEARLEEEEERASHFMTEKKKMQQNIGDLEQQLDEEEAARQKLQLEKVTLEAKMKKIEEDVILLDDQNNKLNKEKKLLEDRISEFTTNLAEEEEKSKSLQKLKTKHEAMITDLEDRLRREEKQRQELEKNRRKLEGDFTEIHDQIAELQAQIAELRAQLAKKEEELQAALARIEEEAAQKNLAQKKIREMEAQLSELQEDLELERQARTKAEKHRRDLGEELEALKTELEDTLDSTAAQQELRTKRETEVAHLKKTLDEEAKVHEQQLVEMRQKHGQAFDELNEQLEQAKRNKVSMEKAKQALESERNELAIEVQTLMQGKGDSEHRRKKAEAQVQELQLKHSESERQRHELAEKLVKVQAELDNVSTLLSDVEGKSIKAAKDHSAVESQLQDVQELLQEETRQKLSHTTRLRQLEEDQNNLREQLEEEEEAKRNVEKQLQMVQAQLADMKKKVEQDASCLETAEEGKKRFQRELEGTNQRLEEKCAAYEKLDKTKTRLQQELDDLLVDQDHLRQIVSNLEKKQKKFDQMLAEEKNISARYAEERDRAEAEAREKETRALALTRELDSLMDTKEELDRNNKLLRAEMEDLVSSKDDVGKNVHELEKAKRAMEQQLEEMKTQLEELEDELQATEDAKLRLEVNMQAMKAQYERDLAGRDEMGEEKKRSLIKQVREMEMELEDERKQRSAAVAVRKKLELDLKELEGGIDMANKNRDEALKQLKKLQAQMKELIRELDDTRMSREEILAQSKESEKKLKGMEAEMLQMQEELAAAERVKRQAQQERDELQDEINNQATKNAQVVEERRRLEARIAQLEEELEEEQCNTELVNDRLKKAMLQTDQMNVELTAERSCSQRVEGARSQLERQNKELKLKLQELENTVKSKYKANMAALEAKIAQLEEQLDMETRERQSATKLVRRTEKKLKEVILQVDDERRNTEQHKDQVDKLNSRMKQLKRQLEEAEEEAQRANANRRKLQRELEDATESADAMNREVTTLKNKLRRGDLPFTVRRTIPRTGIESDEESEPKSETSEPKPE